One genomic region from Zonotrichia leucophrys gambelii isolate GWCS_2022_RI chromosome 26, RI_Zleu_2.0, whole genome shotgun sequence encodes:
- the PI16 gene encoding peptidase inhibitor 16 isoform X3, with translation MLSSGLPPVLLVLSVLELSWCLSDEEKKIIVDEHNKYRSQVSPPAQAMMKMTWDPDLEVDAQKYAEKCIRAQNGGPGRLNFFGTPSALDVKLAIEEWNRERIFFNLKTSECVPVHSCDNYVQMIWAATTRVGCGSHYCEKIKGMEAENMHLLVCNYYPPSNITEKKAYWEGPSCKMCPRGTVCVNNLCDRTSVNQPKGGAPSTCLGLSLFLLLPSAILVGLLL, from the exons ATGCTGAGCTCAGGTCTTCCTCCCGTTCTCCTggtgctctcagtgctggagctgagctggtgcCTGAGTGATGAAGAAAAGAAGATCATCGTGGATGAGCACAATAAATATCGCTCCCAGgtctctcctcctgcccaggctATGATGAAGATG ACCTGGGACCCCGACCTGGAGGTTGATGCTCAAAAGTATGCAGAGAAGTGCATCAGGGCCCAGAATGGGGGCCCAGGCAGGTTAAACTTCTTTGGTACACCTTCAGCCCTGGATGTAAAATTGGCCATTGAAGAATGGAACAGGGAGAGGATATTCTTCAACCTGAAAACATCCGAGTGTGTCCCCGTGCATTCGTGTGACAACTACGTCCAG ATGATCTGGGCAGCAACAACTCGTGTTGGCTGTGGGAGCCATTATTGTGAGAAGATCAAGGGAATGGAAGCAGAGAACATGCACCTGCTTGTCTGCAACTATTATCCCCC GAGTaatataacagaaaaaaaggccTACTGGGAAGGACCCTCGTGTAAAATGTGTCCCAGGGGCACAGTCTGTGTGAACAACCTGTGTG ACCGGACAAGTGTGAATCAGCCCAAAGGAGGAGCCCCCAGTACCTGCCTGGGCCTTtcgctcttcctcctcctccccagtgcCATCCTGGTGGGCCTTCTGCTCTGA